A single region of the Streptomyces caelestis genome encodes:
- a CDS encoding Bax inhibitor-1/YccA family protein — MRSRNPVFSRRGFSRDNGYAGFNTAPQAGGPAVATQGNPYAQPTGNPYAQNPYAQNPYAQQDLAHGAPPQAPATTGRMTIDDVVLRTASTLGVLILTAALSWALLPVDDANISRSYGIGIGAALIGMVLAFVQSFKRKASPALILTYAAFEGVFLGVVSNIVDSRIADGAAMQAVIGTMAVFAGVLIAYKAGWIRVNRRFYGFVMAAALGFIMLMMVNLLFAVFGGGDGLGFRSGALGVVFGIIGIILGACFLALDFKQVEDGVAYGAPREEAWLAAFGLTLTLVWIYLEFLRLISILNSND, encoded by the coding sequence ATGAGGAGCAGAAACCCGGTCTTCTCGCGACGGGGGTTCAGCCGCGACAACGGCTACGCGGGCTTCAACACCGCGCCGCAGGCCGGGGGTCCCGCTGTCGCCACCCAGGGCAACCCGTACGCACAGCCGACGGGCAACCCCTACGCGCAGAACCCGTACGCGCAGAACCCTTACGCCCAGCAGGACCTGGCGCACGGCGCGCCGCCGCAGGCTCCGGCCACCACCGGCCGGATGACCATCGACGACGTCGTCCTGCGCACGGCGAGCACGCTCGGTGTGCTCATCCTCACCGCGGCGCTCTCCTGGGCCCTGCTGCCGGTCGACGACGCCAACATCAGCCGTAGCTACGGCATCGGTATCGGCGCCGCGCTGATCGGCATGGTCCTGGCGTTCGTCCAGTCCTTCAAGCGCAAGGCCTCGCCCGCGCTGATCCTGACGTACGCCGCGTTCGAGGGTGTCTTCCTCGGCGTCGTGTCCAACATCGTCGACAGCCGCATCGCCGACGGCGCGGCCATGCAGGCCGTGATCGGCACCATGGCGGTCTTCGCCGGTGTGCTGATCGCCTACAAGGCCGGCTGGATCCGCGTCAACCGCCGCTTCTACGGCTTCGTGATGGCGGCCGCGCTCGGCTTCATCATGCTGATGATGGTGAACCTGCTGTTCGCGGTGTTCGGCGGCGGTGACGGCCTCGGCTTCCGCAGCGGTGCCCTCGGTGTCGTCTTCGGCATCATCGGCATCATCCTCGGCGCCTGCTTCCTTGCCCTGGACTTCAAGCAGGTCGAGGACGGCGTCGCCTACGGCGCCCCGCGTGAGGAGGCGTGGCTCGCGGCCTTCGGCCTCACGCTGACGCTGGTGTGGATCTACCTGGAGTTCCTGAGGCTCATCTCGATCCTCAACAGCAACGACTAG